The genomic segment GGAGTTTCCTTGTTGCTGTGAGATGAATGCTTGTGCATCTTCGCTACGGCTCTGCCCTTGTTCTGTGCAGCGATCGGATCCGGGGTGTCCCAAGGGTCCTTGTTTCGTACTCAGATGTGCTGTGTAAATGCACAGGTGTCTCCCTGTTAGTTTTGTGAAATGCTAGTTTTGCTTTTTACAGGTGTTTTAACAATTTTCCTTTACTGAGAAGTAGGGTTTTGTTTTAGCTCTGAGGACAAACCCTTTGCTGGCCTGTGCgcttctccatctcctcccccacgTCTCCTGAGCAGTGGTGCACGGTGGGAGAGGTCAGAGCGCTGGGTTGCCATGGAAATGGCAGTAATTGTGCAAATATAATTGTGTCAGGTCCATTTGTTGTGGCtaattctctctctccctcctctccttttttcttttgataataATAATACAGACCCTAATTAGGATGCACCAGGGGAAGGTTGCCGGGAATTCAGCTCTTAAGGAGAGGGCAAGCAGCGGCTGCCCCGCTGAACCCGCACCTTTCACAACTGAGCCCATGAATCGACCTTGTCCTACAAGAGTTTTTGGTAAATGGCAGCTAAATTAGAATATCTCCATGTGTGCTAACTCTTTTTAACATATTATGTATCTATTGAAGTATATGATTCTTACATTATATACAATGAATCTTTGCTTATTAATAGCAGTCAGTAAAATCATTACCTTCATTcagagaatggtgagctctgtgGATTTTAATAACACATCTATGAAATGCGATTGTTCTCACCACATCTGTAACGCTGTAGAATTCAGTGAATAGGTTTGTGTTTGAAGAAGGTTGTTAAAGCTCAGCGACTTCTGAGTGTCTGTGTCTGCCCCAGCCCTGCGGGTTCTTAGTTTGGGACTATTAGCTTAAACACCGTTAAATTAACTGGAATGTTTGAAACTGCTGGTCTCCAGATAGGAGCCTTTTAAATAACACTTGTCTGATTTCCAGATAACAAATTCCAGTGATTTGCATTTGTTAGTTTTTAACTAGATAAGAAACTCATTAAACATTTTAAAGTCTCCTCATGATGTAATGAATCAGATTGGCAACATTGCTCTTACTTTTGATAGCTTGAATGTTACTATTATTCGAACTAAGAAATGTAGAGGGAAGAGAGTTGTcccctctttaattttttttactatcCCTGAAAAGAATACCTACGCTGCTCTTAGGGAAACAAATTAGTTTTGAACTTTTTTATTATACATTTTCCAGTGGGTTTGCAAAGACACAACTGTCCATGTCTTGGAGAAGCCTGGAGTAATGGATAACCAGGAAATGATCTGTGCTTCTGGCTGCTGTAACGGCACGTGGCAACAACTTATTTGTTCTGGAGTAGGGAACAGTTCCCTTATTTTGCTGGCACCCCCTTCTGCATTTACACTGTGTCACCTGCAGCCCAAACCCAGCAGGGCAAGAACACATCGGGTGTTGTGTTAGAGGCCCTTTCCTTTCCTGCCCCATCCTGGGAAGGTTGGCCGTTTGCTGGCAGAAACAATGACGGTGACAAAGACCATGCTGGTGGGTTTggttcctcctttctttctgaaCATCTCCTTGGCCTGTTTGTAATCTGAGAGAGGAGACAGCACTGTGTAAAGACCTGAAGTGTCAGCTTATTCTTTTCACCCATTTAAAACAAATACTCGAAGAAATCAAACCAGCTGCATCCCTCGGGAAAGCCTGGTGTTTAATTAGCCACCAGCCTGGGGTTGTGCACTCACCGTGGGGACTCATTTGCCGGCTGGTGCGCAGCGCTCACCCCGCAGGTGTGGCCGGGCAGGTGTTCCTGCTGCTGGGACGGAAACGGGGCTCTCAGCAATTCACCCCAGCTCTCCCTTTGTTATTTGTTATCTATTATACAAACCGCTGCTATCTTCTCCTCATTGCTCTGTAAATATCAACAGCTCTGATCTGAAATGAGCAGCATCTCAAGGATTTGGGACTATACCAAACCTAAGTATCTTTCTGACGCCGTTCAACAGCCGCCCCCCTTAAATCCGACTGCAAACTTGCCTCTTGCAGTTTTGAGAGCCCTCCAGCCCCCTGATAACTCAGAAAGGCCACTCCATGTAGTTCTTCTGCTCTGCTGATTTCTTATATATCCAACTGAAGCCTTGTTGCCTTCTCCCAGACTGGGGTTCTCCCAGACTGGTGTCCATTATACTGTATTTATTCCAACACATTTCCTTCACATGTGGCCGTTGCTTTGTGCTGAAATCTTAATTTTATCCTTGCTGGTTCCTTACAGGTAGGATCACACCCTGTGTGCTGAGCAAGCCCAGCATTAGTAGCTGGAGCAAAAAGCTCTGCTGAGGTAGTATTAGCAGCTCTGAATCTGTGCATCAGTCAAGCTCTTCTTCATTACTGGCCAAACTCAGTGCTTTTCCACAGGCACTACACAGAGAGGTTCTCTTCACGTCTGTGTCAGTAGAGACCTGTGTCCTAGAGAAATCCGAGGTAACTTTGCCCACGGAACAGCTCTAGCATAGCTGGAAAGTGCAGAATTACCAGAGCCTTCCATTTCTCTCCCAGTGCTTCTCCAAGCTCCACACGTGTTACATCCCTACACACACACAATCCGACATTTTGGAGCTGGAAGCTGGTATTGAGTCTTGGCCCATCTGCAGAGCTGGGACTGAGAACAGCAACGAGCAATGGGCTGAGAAGAGGAAAGCGATGGGGCAGCCAGGGCGTCCCAGCACCGGGCAGCCGGGCAGGAGCAGGGCAAACCTGGGTTCAAGGAGCCTGTGTCTTTGCTAAGTGTTTTTATCACATACCACGTCCAGCTCCAGTGCTCTaatgccccatgtccccacatctcttTCCCTCAGGCAACTCTCTAACCTCTCTGATGTGCACATTCTGTTTGGTGGCTTTTCTTTACaaatgtttgttgtgttttgattCTCCTCCTTTGTGTgcaaattctttctttttctctctgctgtcctCATTGTGCTTGGGGTGTAATGCTATTAGATTGGGATAATCCATGCTTGGTTTATCTGTGTGACTGTCTCTGAAGATTAGGCAAAACCAATGGTATGGGCTAGATAAAGTGAACTGCTTCGGAGGGGTCTTCTGTCAGTCTGGAGATGTTCAGGAAAACGACGGCAGATTTTCATTAACCAGATTTGAGTGTAATGTCTTGTAATTTACTTTGCCCTGGTGGGATACACGTGCCTCGAGCAGACAAACAAACTGTAATGCGGTACTTTTCACCCAGTTCACTTCTGCAGGACTGGGCCGAACTGAAATCAGCTTAGCACCAGTATGGCAAAGTGCCTGTggagtgtgttttgtttgttatttggtAATGAGTTGAGTTTTGTGAGCGTTTCACAACTGGAGGGTTGTCTGGGAATTTAAATTTTCCTAACTGAGCCTTTCCAGCAGCTTCCCTGGCTAGCGATCCATTTTTGACGCTGCCTGCAGCAGCGGTGCCTGGAACGTGCTCCGGTCACATCTATGGACCCAGTCTGTAAATGAAAGAAGGATAAAATCCTTGTCCTTGGCCCCGCAGGGGGGACAGCACACAAGGTTTTCTTGCTCTTCCCTTGGTGGTGGCCGTTCTGCAGTGAGTGTGGGGGTTCTTACCGGCAGCTCTTGGTCTTCTGGTGGTTTCCTGAAGAGAATGGCGGAGGGAGCCGCAGTGCTGGGGGGGCGCTCTGTGCCCGGCAGACTTGCCTGGGCAAGGGAGTCACAGCCCCCTGCAGTGAGTTTCTAAATCTCTTTCGCAGGTGTGGAATGTGCTGTTAACATCAATGAGTGTGAGGAGGGTCCCTGCAAGAATGGAGCTGTCTGTGAGGATGGCATTGCTGACTATACCTGCCACTGTGCCCCTAGCCAGGATGGCATTGTCTGGGGAGGGAAGAACTGCTCTGTGAAGCTCACTGGGTGCCAGACGCATGACTGCCAGAATGAGGCCTTGTGCATCCCAACCTACCAAGCTGAGAGCCACGGCCACCTGTGCCAGTGCCAGCCTGGTTTCTATGATGCCACATGCTCAACACCAACAACgttttcctttgcttccagaGGGTATCTCCCCATTGAGCTGCCCGTGAACAATCAGAGCAGGAGGGACGTAGCAGGAGATCAGCTTGCCAGCGTGTCCCTCCGGTTCCGAACCACCTTGCCCAGCGCCATCCTTTTTTACCGAGGCCATGAAGCCGAATActtgttcctggagctctttgaAGGCATTCTGCATGTGGGACTGAAGAGGGAGGATGTTGGGTACTCGCTGCTCCTGGAGGGGCTGCGAGTTGATGATGGCCAGTGGCACAAAGCTGAAGTTGCTCTGCACAGCACTGTGCAGCTGAAGCTCTGGCACGACTCTTGTGACGCGGGCGTCTGCCTGCAGAGCTCTCCCATCCCACACGGTGCGGCTTTGGTCCCGCACACCTTCCTGAACGTGTCTGTCGGAGGTGCCGAGGTTCCGATGGCCAACAACACAcggagccagcagggctttgtCGGCTGCCTGCAGGACTTTGAGGTGGACGCTGCAGCCGTGCTCCCGGTGGATCTGCCCCTGGGCGAGTCGTCGCCGGTGGCGCGGGGCTGCGAGCGCACCGAGTGGtgcctgtcccagccctgctTGCACGGCGGGCTGTGCCTGGACCTCTGGACAACCTTCATGTGCGACTGCTCCCGGCCTTACGGAGGCCCAGCTTGCTCGTACGGTAAGTGCCGCGTGGTTTACATCTGCCAGGTGGTGCTTCAGAGACACCAGAGAAGCATTGAGGCTGGCTCTGAAAGCCGCATTTTCTACTTGACCAGTGAGAATACTAAAGCAAAACCCTCtgtaaataacattttcattGATCCCTTTTCTGTCACTTGCTCCTGCAGGAATGATTTCCAGTTTTGTGGTGCAGAAATTATTCCTTGTTGAGCCAGAATCTCTGACTTCATTATCAGATCTATGTGATTGCAGGAGGGCAGGGAAGTTGTTTGAAAAGTTGATCTTTTGAGTATGAATAGGAATGTTTTGCTTTATAGATAAAACACAGTGTTAAAGGAAGCTCTCTGGCAATTTTGAGTTAAAATCAAAtctatttgctttttttcttgttcctgCAAGGCTTGTATTAATGTGGTTCCAGTTTTTTGTTTCACTCTTGAGCCCTAAACAGGGCAAATACAAAGTTTTTCTGCTGTTACCAGATTTACAGACTTTAAAAGCAAATTTGTAGCTTACAAGTCCTTGATTAAATCTGCTGGGTGGCAGGGGCTCTGCTAGActtgcttttccttcttctgcTACTTGGGTGTTTGGATTTATGCCCCGCAGAGAAAGCGAGGACACATTCACCTAGTTGTTAATTTCAGACCTGTGTGGGGAGAGAACATCATTAGCCTGGTCCACATTGCAGATGTTGGGAAGGTCTTGCCCCATTCATAAGGAGTGGCAGCTTAGAATATCTCTGTGCCACCTGCATCCCCCTTCTCATTGAACTGAtgtgctttgctttttccttccagAGCACCCAGCAGCAACATTTGGCCTGGAGAATTCCACCAGCTTTGCCTCTTTCACCCTTGCCGATGGCCTTGGTGCAAACTTCAACATCTCCTTTTTCATTCGTAGTCGGAAACTTAACGGTTTGCTGTTGCAAATCAGCAACGAAACAGAGCCCTGCCTCACCATGTACTTGAAGAACGGCAAGCTGAAGATAGAGACGGCATCTACAGATACTGTGACCTTACCAGAAAACTTGGTTGATGGGAGAAGACATTTGGTAGCTCTGTCTTTCCAAGCAGGAATGGTTGGTGCTCTCCAATCGGACACATACCTGGAGCTAGGACAGCTCGTGGCAAGACCTCTCTTAGCTGGATATGAAGTGTATGTTGGTGGACACCCGGACCCAGGCAGCGCTGACGTGTGGGGAGGGTATTTTAAAGGCTGTTTGCAGGACATCCGGCTGAACAGCCTCCAAATACAGTTTTTTCAGGTTGAGAACTACAGTCTGCCGCAGGAACTTAATGGGACTCACAGTGGTAACCTTGTGAGTGGTTGCATCTCTGATGACACCTGCAAGGTAGGACATCTCTCATTTGTCTCTACATCTGTGCAGTTGTTTATTATCGTTCTGTGATTACAGAACAGTTTGACTGTTGCTGATATTGGGAAGACGAATTTTTTTAAGTACGGAAGGACACCTGGTACCATTATGCCCCTACTTCACTCAATATGCTACATACAATTTAAGCACCAGGTTTTCTCCAGCTCCCCGTAGTTTCAGTAGTGTGTAGAACTGGGGCAGTCTGGCTCCGTTCAGCTGAGCCCACAAATGCTTTCCAGACTCCACCCTCTAACCAGTAACTTTCCCAGCTCCTCcaccctgtttcagttccaaaacCACCTCTTGCCCCAGGAATTTGTTGCTCCAGCACCAGCAGTTCATGAACTGTCTCCACGGTGCCCTTAGCTCAGCAGCTGTCTCTCCTTTATGCCACACGTGAAGATGGGGAGGCCGTGCTCCCCCGTTCTGCCCTTGCTCATGGTGCTGTGCGTTACGGTCATGCCTCTGGTATGAGCTGTGTCCCTCTAGTGACAGAACTTTGGGGAGGTTCTCAGGAGCATTGCACCTTGTTCCATCGGTCCTCACCTTTGCTTTGGTGCTTTGTTCTTTTCCAACCtgatggagctctgcctggggactcTGTGGCTCAGCAGTGCACACGGGCAGAGGCAGGGGCTCAGGAATTTCTTGTGCAGAGACCCTCATGCTTCCTTCACTGCTCTTGAGTCACTATTTTAATtactatttaattttaatttatttaagtgTTGCTTGTACTGATGTTTGTTGTCACGTTTGCTTCTACAAATTCTCTTAGATCTGAAGATGAACTACACTGCTCCTAAATTCCActattttgtttttcagtctgAACCGTGTCAAAATGGTGGCAAATGCACTGTCACTTGGAATGATTTCCATTGCAGCTGTCCAGCCAATTTCACTGGGAGATTTTGTGAAGAGAGAGTCTGGTGTGCAAGCGACCCGTGTCCTGAAGCTACCACCTGTACAGATGTTCTCGCAGGATATGTGTGTAAGCTTCCTGCTCGTGTGTTGGTAGAATCCTCAGTGTTCAGTGTCTGCAACCACATTCCTGGTTTGTGCTGTCGCAATGACTAGAAACACATGCTGCAAAAAGGAAAGCGAGCACGATGCCCCGGTGCACGCTCTTGCAGGCAGCGTGGCCGCCGATCGGCGCCACAGCTTGGGGCAGAGCAGAGATGGTACGCAGAGGTGTTTCCTGTTACTTTGACTTGGTCAGGGAGGATTTTCAAGCAGTAAAAGGGGAATAGTTGTATTTTTGTGCAGTGCTGTGAGACTGATGAGCAAAAATTCCTACacaagaattattattattagaagTGCAATTGTAAACAGGAAGAGGTTTAAGGATGTCAGCAGCTCGGCCTGTAATCCTGCTCACACTAAGCTTACATGATTCTTAGGGGAGAGAACCTGCCAGGAGTTTGCCATTGGTCTGTCTCAAACATGAAACCGTCTTTCAAATCCCTTATGCTCTACCCCTTTGTTTACAGGTCTGGCTAATGCAACATTCAACAATTATGCTGCCCTTGAATTTACCACCAATACATCAGTGACTAGAACGCTGAGCAGCGTCCGTGTGGATTTCAGAACCAGGGATGAAGATGCTGTTTTGCTCCGGGCTGTGGAAGAAGTGGATTCCCTGCAGATAGCCATTAAGAACTCCTCCCTGCTTGTTGACATCAGGAGTGGGAACAGCATCGAAGGCGTCAGCTTCCTGAGCCAGCAGCCGGTCACGGACGGCACCTGGCACTCCGTCTCTGTGGCTATGGAGGAGCCATCGGCGCTTTCCTCCCGCTGGCTGGTTCATTTGGATGGGTCAGTTAATGCGACTCTGCAGGGAAATGCCGGGAACTTGGACTTCCTAAAGAACAATGCCCTGGTGGTTCTGGCTGAGAATTTCACTGGCTGCTTAGGACAAGTGAAGATCGGGGGGATCTACCTGCCGTTCGCTGCCCACGTCTCGTACCCCCAGCCAGAACAGTTCCGCCAGGCCAGCACAAGGCCCGTCCAgctgggctgcgctggggccgatGTTTGCGCCTCTGGCCCTTGCCTCAACGCCGGCACCTGCCAGGATTTGTTCAACGCCTTCAGCTGCGCCTGCAGCGCTGGCTGGGGTGGGCTGCTGTGCGAGTCCAACATTGACGACTGCCAGTCAGACCCGTGTGTTCACGGGGACTGCGTGGATGCGGTGGCGGATTTTCAGTGCGAATGCTTCCGCGGGTTCATCGGGAAGCGCTGTGACATCAACGTGGATGACTGCGTGCGGCACCAGTGCCTGAACGGAGCCACCTGCGTTGATGGGGTTTATGGCTACTCCTGCAAGTGCCCTCCTCAGTATTCAGGACCTCGCTGCGAGTAAGTGCTGCGGTCGGTTTGATGCGGGGTCAGAGGAGCccccagatttaaaaaaaaaataggtatttaCTCCTAGACTGACTATCAGTTTTCCTTCAACCAAGGGCTTGGTTGTATTTTGTGGCATTGGTCCTAAGACTAAGGGCATTTTTTCTGTgtgttggttaaaaaaaaaaggctatttaaGTATCCTGCTCCTTATCAAATGCCTCTACTGCTCAGCAGTGCGC from the Patagioenas fasciata isolate bPatFas1 chromosome 20, bPatFas1.hap1, whole genome shotgun sequence genome contains:
- the CRB2 gene encoding protein crumbs homolog 2 isoform X2; translated protein: MREQPGLSAESGAAPAMELRAPRASGAALLLPLFLLLWGTSYSENDGGCSSSPCENGGSCKDLEAGYQCACPVEPVAYMGKNCELLYDACVKHACPAHRICNRTPGLLEYECICEPGFTGVDCNININECESSPCKDPGFECVDGVNGYSCKCQTGPSGEGCQTESSVCSSHPCLNNGTCVEGPGDYTCICQPGFGGANCRDDIDECASSPCQNGAICREGLNEYSCFCVPGFQGHNCDIDINECASRPCQNNGTCLNEMDHYVCKCVPGYTGVNCDTEIDECDSDPCQNGALCNDHVGFYTCTCAPGFQGIHCEVDINECGSQPCQHNGTCLDLINSYGCDCSDTGFEGEHCELDILECASAPCLNGATCVEGIKHYSCACWPGYTGQHCEKDVDECATNPCHNGGVCFERSNPAHYGTRPDFPSNFSYSQAAGFLCWCQPGFAGETCFTNIDECESQPCQNGGLCVDRIDGFLCHCLPGYSGVECAVNINECEEGPCKNGAVCEDGIADYTCHCAPSQDGIVWGGKNCSVKLTGCQTHDCQNEALCIPTYQAESHGHLCQCQPGFYDATCSTPTTFSFASRGYLPIELPVNNQSRRDVAGDQLASVSLRFRTTLPSAILFYRGHEAEYLFLELFEGILHVGLKREDVGYSLLLEGLRVDDGQWHKAEVALHSTVQLKLWHDSCDAGVCLQSSPIPHGAALVPHTFLNVSVGGAEVPMANNTRSQQGFVGCLQDFEVDAAAVLPVDLPLGESSPVARGCERTEWCLSQPCLHGGLCLDLWTTFMCDCSRPYGGPACSYEHPAATFGLENSTSFASFTLADGLGANFNISFFIRSRKLNGLLLQISNETEPCLTMYLKNGKLKIETASTDTVTLPENLVDGRRHLVALSFQAGMVGALQSDTYLELGQLVARPLLAGYEVYVGGHPDPGSADVWGGYFKGCLQDIRLNSLQIQFFQVENYSLPQELNGTHSGNLVSGCISDDTCKSEPCQNGGKCTVTWNDFHCSCPANFTGRFCEERVWCASDPCPEATTCTDVLAGYVCLANATFNNYAALEFTTNTSVTRTLSSVRVDFRTRDEDAVLLRAVEEVDSLQIAIKNSSLLVDIRSGNSIEGVSFLSQQPVTDGTWHSVSVAMEEPSALSSRWLVHLDGSVNATLQGNAGNLDFLKNNALVVLAENFTGCLGQVKIGGIYLPFAAHVSYPQPEQFRQASTRPVQLGCAGADVCASGPCLNAGTCQDLFNAFSCACSAGWGGLLCESNIDDCQSDPCVHGDCVDAVADFQCECFRGFIGKRCDINVDDCVRHQCLNGATCVDGVYGYSCKCPPQYSGPRCEWPFPPEQCGKNFTCLNGGKCTSESWGANCTCRPGFTGRTCQININECDPNPCQNGGTCQDSENKYECVCSSSYTGERCDINQPVWAHLSNSSVVGAVGAAGAALLLAVVAATAIAMKRRRATQGTYSPSRQEKDGARVEMWNVIKMPPTERLI
- the CRB2 gene encoding protein crumbs homolog 2 isoform X1, whose translation is MREQPGLSAESGAAPAMELRAPRASGAALLLPLFLLLWGTSYSENDGGCSSSPCENGGSCKDLEAGYQCACPVEPVAYMGKNCELLYDACVKHACPAHRICNRTPGLLEYECICEPGFTGVDCNININECESSPCKDPGFECVDGVNGYSCKCQTGPSGEGCQTESSVCSSHPCLNNGTCVEGPGDYTCICQPGFGGANCRDDIDECASSPCQNGAICREGLNEYSCFCVPGFQGHNCDIDINECASRPCQNNGTCLNEMDHYVCKCVPGYTGVNCDTEIDECDSDPCQNGALCNDHVGFYTCTCAPGFQGIHCEVDINECGSQPCQHNGTCLDLINSYGCDCSDTGFEGEHCELDILECASAPCLNGATCVEGIKHYSCACWPGYTGQHCEKDVDECATNPCHNGGVCFERSNPAHYGTRPDFPSNFSYSQAAGFLCWCQPGFAGETCFTNIDECESQPCQNGGLCVDRIDGFLCHCLPGYSGVECAVNINECEEGPCKNGAVCEDGIADYTCHCAPSQDGIVWGGKNCSVKLTGCQTHDCQNEALCIPTYQAESHGHLCQCQPGFYDATCSTPTTFSFASRGYLPIELPVNNQSRRDVAGDQLASVSLRFRTTLPSAILFYRGHEAEYLFLELFEGILHVGLKREDVGYSLLLEGLRVDDGQWHKAEVALHSTVQLKLWHDSCDAGVCLQSSPIPHGAALVPHTFLNVSVGGAEVPMANNTRSQQGFVGCLQDFEVDAAAVLPVDLPLGESSPVARGCERTEWCLSQPCLHGGLCLDLWTTFMCDCSRPYGGPACSYEHPAATFGLENSTSFASFTLADGLGANFNISFFIRSRKLNGLLLQISNETEPCLTMYLKNGKLKIETASTDTVTLPENLVDGRRHLVALSFQAGMVGALQSDTYLELGQLVARPLLAGYEVYVGGHPDPGSADVWGGYFKGCLQDIRLNSLQIQFFQVENYSLPQELNGTHSGNLVSGCISDDTCKSEPCQNGGKCTVTWNDFHCSCPANFTGRFCEERVWCASDPCPEATTCTDVLAGYVCLANATFNNYAALEFTTNTSVTRTLSSVRVDFRTRDEDAVLLRAVEEVDSLQIAIKNSSLLVDIRSGNSIEGVSFLSQQPVTDGTWHSVSVAMEEPSALSSRWLVHLDGSVNATLQGNAGNLDFLKNNALVVLAENFTGCLGQVKIGGIYLPFAAHVSYPQPEQFRQASTRPVQLGCAGADVCASGPCLNAGTCQDLFNAFSCACSAGWGGLLCESNIDDCQSDPCVHGDCVDAVADFQCECFRGFIGKRCDINVDDCVRHQCLNGATCVDGVYGYSCKCPPQYSGPRCEWPFPPEQCGKNFTCLNGGKCTSESWGANCTCRPGFTGRTCQININECDPNPCQNGGTCQDSENKYECVCSSSYTGERCDINKGTPGALFPSPLIEVAVPVACGSLLLLSIGLIFMILTARKRRQSEGTYSPSQQEVAGARLEMDSVLKVPPEERLI
- the CRB2 gene encoding protein crumbs homolog 2 isoform X4; this encodes MPQRSARLLKPLGTSYSENDGGCSSSPCENGGSCKDLEAGYQCACPVEPVAYMGKNCELLYDACVKHACPAHRICNRTPGLLEYECICEPGFTGVDCNININECESSPCKDPGFECVDGVNGYSCKCQTGPSGEGCQTESSVCSSHPCLNNGTCVEGPGDYTCICQPGFGGANCRDDIDECASSPCQNGAICREGLNEYSCFCVPGFQGHNCDIDINECASRPCQNNGTCLNEMDHYVCKCVPGYTGVNCDTEIDECDSDPCQNGALCNDHVGFYTCTCAPGFQGIHCEVDINECGSQPCQHNGTCLDLINSYGCDCSDTGFEGEHCELDILECASAPCLNGATCVEGIKHYSCACWPGYTGQHCEKDVDECATNPCHNGGVCFERSNPAHYGTRPDFPSNFSYSQAAGFLCWCQPGFAGETCFTNIDECESQPCQNGGLCVDRIDGFLCHCLPGYSGVECAVNINECEEGPCKNGAVCEDGIADYTCHCAPSQDGIVWGGKNCSVKLTGCQTHDCQNEALCIPTYQAESHGHLCQCQPGFYDATCSTPTTFSFASRGYLPIELPVNNQSRRDVAGDQLASVSLRFRTTLPSAILFYRGHEAEYLFLELFEGILHVGLKREDVGYSLLLEGLRVDDGQWHKAEVALHSTVQLKLWHDSCDAGVCLQSSPIPHGAALVPHTFLNVSVGGAEVPMANNTRSQQGFVGCLQDFEVDAAAVLPVDLPLGESSPVARGCERTEWCLSQPCLHGGLCLDLWTTFMCDCSRPYGGPACSYEHPAATFGLENSTSFASFTLADGLGANFNISFFIRSRKLNGLLLQISNETEPCLTMYLKNGKLKIETASTDTVTLPENLVDGRRHLVALSFQAGMVGALQSDTYLELGQLVARPLLAGYEVYVGGHPDPGSADVWGGYFKGCLQDIRLNSLQIQFFQVENYSLPQELNGTHSGNLVSGCISDDTCKSEPCQNGGKCTVTWNDFHCSCPANFTGRFCEERVWCASDPCPEATTCTDVLAGYVCLANATFNNYAALEFTTNTSVTRTLSSVRVDFRTRDEDAVLLRAVEEVDSLQIAIKNSSLLVDIRSGNSIEGVSFLSQQPVTDGTWHSVSVAMEEPSALSSRWLVHLDGSVNATLQGNAGNLDFLKNNALVVLAENFTGCLGQVKIGGIYLPFAAHVSYPQPEQFRQASTRPVQLGCAGADVCASGPCLNAGTCQDLFNAFSCACSAGWGGLLCESNIDDCQSDPCVHGDCVDAVADFQCECFRGFIGKRCDINVDDCVRHQCLNGATCVDGVYGYSCKCPPQYSGPRCEWPFPPEQCGKNFTCLNGGKCTSESWGANCTCRPGFTGRTCQININECDPNPCQNGGTCQDSENKYECVCSSSYTGERCDINKGTPGALFPSPLIEVAVPVACGSLLLLSIGLIFMILTARKRRQSEGTYSPSQQEVAGARLEMDSVLKVPPEERLI
- the CRB2 gene encoding protein crumbs homolog 2 isoform X3: MREQPGLSAESGAAPAMELRAPRASGAALLLPLFLLLWGTSYSENDGGCSSSPCENGGSCKDLEAGYQCACPVEPVAYMGKNCELLYDACVKHACPAHRICNRTPGLLEYECICEPGFTGVDCNININECESSPCKDPGFECVDGVNGYSCKCQTGPSGEGCQTESSVCSSHPCLNNGTCVEGPGDYTCICQPGFGGANCRDDIDECASSPCQNGAICREGLNEYSCFCVPGFQGHNCDIDINECASRPCQNNGTCLNEMDHYVCKCVPGYTGVNCDTEIDECDSDPCQNGALCNDHVGFYTCTCAPGFQGIHCEVDINECGSQPCQHNGTCLDLINSYGCDCSDTGFEGEHCELDILECASAPCLNGATCVEGIKHYSCACWPGYTGQHCEKDVDECATNPCHNGGVCFERSNPAHYGTRPDFPSNFSYSQAAGFLCWCQPGFAGETCFTNIDECESQPCQNGGLCVDRIDGFLCHCLPGYSGVECAVNINECEEGPCKNGAVCEDGIADYTCHCAPSQDGIVWGGKNCSVKLTGCQTHDCQNEALCIPTYQAESHGHLCQCQPGFYDATCSTPTTFSFASRGYLPIELPVNNQSRRDVAGDQLASVSLRFRTTLPSAILFYRGHEAEYLFLELFEGILHVGLKREDVGYSLLLEGLRVDDGQWHKAEVALHSTVQLKLWHDSCDAGVCLQSSPIPHGAALVPHTFLNVSVGGAEVPMANNTRSQQGFVGCLQDFEVDAAAVLPVDLPLGESSPVARGCERTEWCLSQPCLHGGLCLDLWTTFMCDCSRPYGGPACSYEHPAATFGLENSTSFASFTLADGLGANFNISFFIRSRKLNGLLLQISNETEPCLTMYLKNGKLKIETASTDTVTLPENLVDGRRHLVALSFQAGMVGALQSDTYLELGQLVARPLLAGYEVYVGGHPDPGSADVWGGYFKGCLQDIRLNSLQIQFFQVENYSLPQELNGTHSGNLVSGCISDDTCKSEPCQNGGKCTVTWNDFHCSCPANFTGRFCEERVWCASDPCPEATTCTDVLAGYVCLANATFNNYAALEFTTNTSVTRTLSSVRVDFRTRDEDAVLLRAVEEVDSLQIAIKNSSLLVDIRSGNSIEGVSFLSQQPVTDGTWHSVSVAMEEPSALSSRWLVHLDGSVNATLQGNAGNLDFLKNNALVVLAENFTGCLGQVKIGGIYLPFAAHVSYPQPEQFRQASTRPVQLGCAGADVCASGPCLNAGTCQDLFNAFSCACSAGWGGLLCESNIDDCQSDPCVHGDCVDAVADFQCECFRGFIGKRCDINVDDCVRHQCLNGATCVDGVYGYSCKCPPQYSGPRCEWPFPPEQCGKNFTCLNGGKCTSESWGANCTCRPGFTGRTCQININECDPNPCQNGGTCQDSENKYECVCSSSYTGERCDINPVWAHLSNSSVVGAVGAAGAALLLAVVAATAIAMKRRRATQGTYSPSRQEKDGARVEMWNVIKMPPTERLI